DNA from Streptomyces sp. Edi4:
ACAAGTCCGTCGACGGCAAGGGCCACCCGGTGGCGCTGCTCGGCATCGGCGACGCGAAGCTCAGCGACATCTGCCAGTCCGCCGAGGTGGGCACTCCGCTCGGCACGGTGGTCTTCAAACTCACGGCGGGCGGCGACGCGGGCGAGGTGACGGCCAGCAATCTCGTCATCGACGGCGAGGACCTGGTGGGCGACGCCCGGTTCGGCACCGCCGAGATCGGACGCGACGCCTCAACTCTGGACGCGGTCAAGGGAGTTCAGGGCGAGGCGGGCAAGTTCGGCCTTCAGGCCGGTGACATCGAGGTGGACGGCGTGAGGTCGCATGCCTGGTCGGCGACCGGCGGCAACTTCCGCCTGAAGGGGATGAGGGTCGATGTGAGCCTCGGCGGCAAGAAGTGCTTCTGAGGCGCCGGGGCCTGGCTCGGCGCCTGGCTTGGGGCCTGCCCCGGGGCCTGCCCCGGTTTCGCCGCTCCGGCGGGCAGCCGGGCCTGACACCGCACGACGAGCAGGCGTACGCGCCGGTGGGCGGCCGGGCGCGCCGGCGGTGGCTCGACGAGCGGCTGCCCCTCGTCGAGGCACGCGCGGCACTGCGGGCCTGGCGGCGGACGCGGCCGTTCTGGGCGGGGCTCCTGCTCGTACTCGGCGGCCTCGAACTGCTGCTGGTGCCGCTGGCACCGCTGACCATCCTGCTCAGCCTCGGGCTCGGCGGCATCGCCGCCATCGGCATCGGGATCGCGCTCGTCGTCGCCGGTCTCTTCCTGTGGCTGCTGCCGCACACCCGCCACTACGTGTCGATCAACGCCCTGATCCTGTCGGTGCTCTCCTTCGCGGCCACCAACCTTGGCGGATTCCTGGCCGGGATGGCGCTCGGCATCGCGGGCAGTGCGATGGGGTTCGGCTGGACGCCGAAGAAGGAGACCGCCCCGACGCGGCGCGGAACGAATCCGCGCACCCGGCGCAACTCGCCGCGCACCCAGCGCACGCTCGCCGCCGCCCTGCCGGTGGCCCTGCTCCTGACGCTCGGCGGCCACCCCGTCGAGCAGCCTCGGCAGGGCGGCGCCATGGGGCAGCCCGGGCAGGGCAGCGCCGCACGGGACGCCGTCGTACAGGAGAGCGCCGTACGGGACACCGCCGTCCGGAACACCGCCGCGCAAGACAGCGCCGCACAGGACGCCGCCGCGCAAGACAGCGCCGCACAGGACGCCGCCCTACGGCAACTCCGGCGGGAGCGGTCCGTGCGGCGACCCGGTCAGGACGGGCCCGTCATCGCGCCCGCCGTGCCGCCCACGGTCACCACGGCCCGGTTCTCACCGCACGGTTTCCTGCTCGCCGGAGTGACGACCGTGCCCACCGCGCGCGGCCCGCTGAAGGTCATGGTCCTCAGGATGACATCGGCCTCGCTCACCGACTACCGCCTCACCACCCACGACGGGCACGGCGAACTCGCCCTGGGAGCAAGCTCGTTGGACCTCAGCGGCCGGGTGACGCTCTACCTCAGCAAGTTCAGCGGCTGTCTGGAGGGCCTGCTCTGCCTCACGTTCGACCCCAGCACCCTTCCGGTGCCGCCGGTCGTCCCGCCGTTCGTCTTCATGACCCGGGTGAGCGCCGAGCAGGCGCTGGTCACCTCGGACTCGATCGTCGCGGACGGCCTGACCCTGGGGGCGTCGTAAGAGGGCGGGCCCGTGACTACAGCAGCCCCGCCTGCGTGACGAGCATCGCGATGACGACCACGAGGGTCCAGCCGAGGACGTGCTCAAGGATCTTGGGCCCGGTGTCCTTGGGGCCGCCGGTGCGGGCCCGGAGCTCGGCCAGGGCGCGGGGGTCGTCGAGCGTGGTGGCAGGCAGGGTCATGAGAACTCACTCGGTCCTGTGGTGGTGCGCGGTCCCCCCGGTGACCGTTCCACAGTGCCAGCGGACCGGGCCCCGGGGGTAGAGACGTTCATCACGGCCCCGGGGCGCCGGGCCCGGCTCAGCGGATGCCGGCGGACGCAAGAGCCGTGCGCTGTCCGGGCGTGGGGTCCGTCGGCCAGTACAGGTAGCAGACACCGCCTGTGCCGGACGCCACGTTCCCACTGGCGTTGTGGCGCTTGGTGCGCAGCCATACGTTCTCGAATTCGCGCCGCCGGTAGACGCGGCGCACGGCGGCGTCGTCGGGCGCGGCCGGGTCGTGCGCGATCACGTCGCCGT
Protein-coding regions in this window:
- a CDS encoding SCO1431 family membrane protein; translation: MTLPATTLDDPRALAELRARTGGPKDTGPKILEHVLGWTLVVVIAMLVTQAGLL
- a CDS encoding DUF6114 domain-containing protein — encoded protein: MLLRRRGLARRLAWGLPRGLPRFRRSGGQPGLTPHDEQAYAPVGGRARRRWLDERLPLVEARAALRAWRRTRPFWAGLLLVLGGLELLLVPLAPLTILLSLGLGGIAAIGIGIALVVAGLFLWLLPHTRHYVSINALILSVLSFAATNLGGFLAGMALGIAGSAMGFGWTPKKETAPTRRGTNPRTRRNSPRTQRTLAAALPVALLLTLGGHPVEQPRQGGAMGQPGQGSAARDAVVQESAVRDTAVRNTAAQDSAAQDAAAQDSAAQDAALRQLRRERSVRRPGQDGPVIAPAVPPTVTTARFSPHGFLLAGVTTVPTARGPLKVMVLRMTSASLTDYRLTTHDGHGELALGASSLDLSGRVTLYLSKFSGCLEGLLCLTFDPSTLPVPPVVPPFVFMTRVSAEQALVTSDSIVADGLTLGAS
- a CDS encoding DUF6230 family protein — translated: MSAATRPLAEGRTAWRKTAAVALPAVLAVGIMAGAMAEGALAASFAVSGTSFQVASGKLTSSGLSSFVGTDKSVDGKGHPVALLGIGDAKLSDICQSAEVGTPLGTVVFKLTAGGDAGEVTASNLVIDGEDLVGDARFGTAEIGRDASTLDAVKGVQGEAGKFGLQAGDIEVDGVRSHAWSATGGNFRLKGMRVDVSLGGKKCF